The nucleotide sequence ctaacttttcattttttaacaACTTGGGGTATTAACACTAACTTTTGTTAAATTTTTTTCTTAAGTTAGAGTGTAATTACTAAAATACCCATTTGTAACTACAAGGACCATTTATGTAATTATATACTTATACAAAAACCAACTTTTGCACCActtaattattttaaattaaatatGTACAGTTTAAATTACTATCCGCCACAAATCATCTAAATTTGGAATTAACTAGTATTGATACTGTTTAACTAGTTCTATACCCATCTGGTGGACGGGTAGTATTGATACTGTTTTGTCGGTTAGGCTTAAAAATGTAACATGTATTAATTTAGTTTATTATTAAGATGGGTCCTAGAGTGGGTATCATTCCGGCCCAATTAACCTTCAAATGCATTCATTACTCATATTTCAAATTGGGCTTAATAATGGCCCAATTACGTATCTACTCATCTAGAAATACAAACACTGCGACAAACCCAATAGAAGAGCCGGTTAACGATCCTCAAAAAAAGTACAACACTTGCATTCCCCGCCATCTTTTTCTCTCATCGACTTTTGGTTATCATTGATCAAAAAGTCAACGTTTACTTTTTTTACCAATGTTCCGCTGCTGCTTTCCAATCTCAATACAATGCTCTTCATCTTAAAGATCTTGGCCCCTAGCTCGGTACCAATCGGCATCGAACATCCTCaaaaaatgggtaccggtaccaaaactCAAAACTACACAGTTTGGTACGGGTATGGAAGTGGGCTTGTTAGCGGGAATCAAATGTTAAATTGGCAGATTATGAAGAAAGTCTAAATGTACCGCATGGACATGGTAGACTGGGGGCTTGCATAAGATCTTCACGTTTGTGGTTTATAAATTGAAACTATGCTTAGTCATGTTTCTATTCTAGGGATATGATATATATTAGGATCATATTATCTGTTCATAAAATTATACCATAGGATCATATTTGCTTAAGGGCATCATCTAGAGAAATACTATTACAACACAATTAAACAAACAGGTTCAAATTGCAGAGCTGCAGAATAACATATAAATACCAAAGTGCTTCAAAGTAAAGATATGATCATGTCAGCCAAATTTCTCTCTATTATAAGCCAAATTTCTATACTAATAtattaataacaaaaaaaatagtaTTATTTAGTGCCACAAACCTACTAGAAACAAGAAACATCCATTAAGTTTAAAGATCAAAGATACATAAGCTTTTGATTTATAATAAGAAAAAGAGGTTACCTTCGACGAGAGCAAAGGAGAAGGGCATCTTTGTCACTGAAAAACCTTTCCCCCCGAATCATCTGTATTTTTTTCATTGTCTACCCAATTTGTGCCTTAAAAACAATTACAAAATTCAAATTAGCGTAAAATTTTTAACAGATGGTCCCTGTAACTTTCTATAAATTACAAATTTAAATATTCAAAAACTACACACACAAAATGGGAAATTATATTCATAGGAGGTTGCTTCCATCCATTGCTTAAACATCAATTAATACAATGCATTAATTCCTATAAAAACGTACCATATATAATCAGCAACACTCTTGATTTGGGGAAAACGGTAGTACGGCACTTGTTGTAATCACATGCACTCTGATTAATCTCTCGAAGATTATTGATTTATCATTATGCTGGATTCTGAATTTAAATCACCCCTCAGGATATTCATGTTGTGAGTGCCTATGTTATTCACAGAACTACGTAGTAGGAGCCAAAAATTTCTGTCAAGGATTTAAAACCATACGACTGAAGCTGCTCTCTAGACCCAAAAATACGCAGACCTTTCAATTGATGTATGCTTTGCGGAAGACGATTTATGCCCGTACAATTAGATAGGTATAATTGTTCTAAACATTTCATGTTACTGATGCTGTCCGGAATATCTCTTAATCCTCTACAACCAGATAGGTATAGCTTCTTTAAACACTCTAATCTGCCAAGATCCTCAGGTAACTGCTCCAGAAGCCAACAATGTCTAAGGTTAAGGGAATTTAGACGTTTCAACATACAAATGCTATTTGGAAGATGCTTAATCTCTTTCATCGACAAAGTTAGCTCCTCTAGACTTTCTAACCGGCCCAGATCCTTGGGCACCTCAGGAATACCGCCTTCAAGTGTAAGCTCTCTTAAATGTTGCAAACCACAAATGCTTGCCAAAAAAGACCCAAGGTTTGTGCTAGCACATTCTAAACGTCCAAGTTCCTCTGGCAGTTCCTTAACTTGACTACAATAGGAGAAATATAGGCGCCTTAAACATTTCATGTTACGGATGCTGTGCGGAATATCTCTTAATTGGATACAATCCATTAGGCTTAGCTCCTTTAAACACTCTAATCTGCCTAGATCCTTAGGTAACTGCTCCAGAAGCCAACAAGATTTAAGTGTAAGAGATTTTAGTTGTTTCATCATACTAATGCTATCTGGAAGATGCGTAATCTTTTTCATGCACAAGGTTAACGCCTCTAGACTTTCTAACTGGTACAGATCCTTGGGCACCTCAGGAATACTACCTTCAAGTGTAAGCTTTCCTAAACGTTGTAAACCACATATGCTTGCTGAAAAGGAGTCAAGGTTTGTACAAGCACATACACCAAAAGAAAGTAGCATCTCAACATTTCCACTCCATGAGGATACAGGTTCAACATATTTACATTGCAACTGAAACTTTGGAAAATTATTGTTGGGATGCAGTGGACATATATCAAGGGACTCCGCAGTTAGTTCTAATGTAGGCGCAGAATCAGAACCAGGTAATTGAGAacatttattaaacaaaaaatATTTAAACCTCAAACTACCAGTTAAGTTTAAGTAGGCAAGCTGTTTAAGACATCCCACTGGAGCGTGAATTTTTTCAAGACAGTAACATCCTTCAAGATCCAACCTCTGAAGATGCGGAGTCATTCCAAGGTTAAGGTTACTCACCTTAGAACCACTAAGATCAAGGGATTTGAGGTTAGGACATTCAACAGGCAGTTGGAGTTCTATAAATTCCTTACATTTAGAAAGATCTAACGTCTCCAGATGTGGAATCATCCCAAGGTTAAGGTTACTCACCTTAGAACCACTAAGATTGAGGGATTTGAGGTTCGGATTCGGACATTCAACGGGCAATTGGAGTTCCATAAATTCCTTACATCTAGAAAGATGTAAGTTCTGGAGACGTGGAGTCATCCCAATGTTAAGCTTACCCACCTTAGAACCACTAAGATCAAGCGATTTAAGGTGTGAACATTCAACGGGCAAGTGGAGTTCTACAAATAAATCACATTTAGAAAGATCTAGTGTCCGAAGATGTGGAGTCATCCCAATGTTAAGGTAACTCACCTTAGAACCACTAAGATTGAGGGATTTGAGGTTCGGATTCGGACATTCAACGGGCAATTGGAGTTCTACAAATTCCTTACATCTAGAAAGATCTAACGTCTCAAGATGTGGAGTCATCCCGAGGTTGAGCTTACTCACCTTAGAACCACTAAGATCAAGCGATTTAAGGTGTGAACATTCAACGGGCAAGTGGAGTTCTACAAATAAATCACATTTAGAAAGATCTAGTGTCTGAAGATGCGGAGTCATCCTAAGGTTAAGGTAACTCACCTTAGAACCACTAAGATTGAGGGATTTGAGGTTCGGATTCGGACATTCAACGGGCAATTGGAGTTCTACAAATTCCTTACATCTAGAAAGATCTAACATCTCGAGATGTGGAGTCATCCCAAGGTTGAGCTTACTCACCTTAGAGCCAGTTAGATCGAGGGATTTGAGCTTCTGACATTGAACAGGCAATTGAAGTTTTACAAAATACTTACATTCAGAAAGATCTAGCGTCTCAAGATGTGGAGTCATTTCAAGGTTAAGGTTAGTCACCCTAGAAACACTAAGATTGAGGGATTTGAGTTTGGGGCATTCAACGGGCAAGCGGAGTTCTACAAACTCATAGCATTCTCTAAGATTTAAATCCTCAAGATTTGGAGTCATCCCGAGGGTAAGGTTTCTTAACTTAGTCATAAAAAGATCGAGGGTTTTGAGGTTCGGACATTCAACGGGCGAGCAGAGTTCTTCAAATTCTTTACATCCATGAAGAACTAAGGTCTCGAGACTCAGAGCTAGACTAATGTTAAACTTCCTCACCTTAGAGCCACATAGGTTAAGAAATTTGAGCTTTGGACATTCAACTGGCATGTGAAGTTCGAAAAGGCCGTAACATCCTTGTAGATTTAACTTCTCGAGATGTGGAGTCATACTAAGGTCAAAGGTTCTCAACTCTGAACATGTGAGGTCAATAAATCTGATCTTATTAAGAACCTatcgaaagaaaaaaaaaactaatatcaTTCTAATGACAAAATATGACATTGTAATGCATTATTCAAAACAACGGATTAACCATTATTATACCTTTCTTTCTCCTTCTTCCCACAGCTCAAATATATTGCTTGCAACCATTTCAAGGTTAACGAGCTTATTTGCTCGAAACATTTTAGGTAAAGACCGAAAAGGGTATCCACGCCAATTTAGAGATTGTAAAGCATCTGGTAAGTATTGGCTATCTCCATCAACATTCCATTTTCCGTATCTAGGACTCAAGGAAAGAAACCGGAGTTCCTTCATCTTTTTAAGACCTTTCACAATAAttgctacatttagatccgtattCTTCAGTTTTATACTTCTTGTTGCTTCAGTACCctataaataaacaaaaaaaaaaagctgaTATGAAACTTTTGTCATAATTGATCAAAATGTTCCTAGTTTTCTGCCTTTCATATTAAACTAAACCTTACCAATTCATTAACCAATATATCTTCAATTTCCTCTTTAATCCATAATCGGTTATGTCTGCTAGGCTCATGAGGGTGCAAACGACGAACAATATTCCAACCCATCTCTTCAATGTGGTCATGGAAGCGTAAACCATCAGTACTAGAAACAGTTATCAAAGATTTCTGCTCAAGTACGCTTAAACCAATATGAGCCCTAAACCCACAGCTTTCAAGTATTCTGATTGCTTCGTCTTTCATTTCACCTTTCAGTATGCATACAACATCTAGGAATATTTCTTTCTGATCATTCTCTAGACCATTGTAGCTTAGTTCCAGTATCTCCAAAGTTTCCTGCAACGGAATTGTTTTTAGTCTTTCTAAGGCATCTTCCCATTCACGTTCACTTCTACCGCAAAGATgtgaacccaaaactttgattgTTAAGGGAAGACCAGCAGCATAATTTACAACTTTTCTTGATAGCTCTTCATACCCTTGATTTGGAATCACCCTCATAAGTGCATACCTACTGAAGAGGCAAATTGCTTCCTCATGTGATAGCAGACTCACATCATGAATATTGTAACTATGAACTCCATGAGCTACCAACACTTGCTCATCTCTTGTTGTGATGATGATTCTACTTCCTGGCTTAAACCAAGTAATATCACCTGCTAACGCCTCAAGCTGGTTTATATGATCCACGTCATCTAGAACTACAAGCACCTTTTTACCTTGCATCAATTTTTTCATCTTATTTTTTCCTTCACAAACACTTTCTACAATGCTTTGTTCATTTAACACATCTAAAAGTATCTGTTTTTGCAATTCCTTCAAACCAGAGCCCTTGGAAACTTCTTTGACATTCTCAACAAAGCTTTTACCTTCAAACCAAATGGATATATGATCAAAAATAGCTCTCGCCAAAGTGGTCTTCCCACCACCTCCTATCCCCTTGATCCCTATCATGCGAATATCCTCATCAGAGCCAGTTTCTAAAGATGAAACTACATTCTTTACCCGGGTTTCCATGCCTACTAACTTCCCATCAGCGCTCAAGTTAATGAAACGTAGCTTTAGTGAAATGTCTTGAACAATTTGTTGGACAATTCTAGCTTCATGCCTATgcattaaaaaaatagaaaattaattATATTACTCATAATCTCACATGAAAGATGAGATAATATGAATTTCCCCATATCTatatctatggacgtagtttttaaaagacttagttttgctattcaaaagggGTAGCAGCGCAGCTTGTAGCCCGTTTACCAACCATCTCGATGTAATTTATTATTCTTTTATTAGACATGGCTTCTCATTCTATAGAAGCAACTCACAAGTTCAGTTCTAAAAAAAACATATGTTGGAAAGAAACAAAACTAAAGAATTTAAGATGAAGAAATTACCCATTAAAAGTGTTCTTCAACTCCATCCCAGCCAGTCCGGCTGCTTCTTTCAGAGCATTTCTCCATCTACCAACATCATCTTCCTTTTCCTGTAAGCCAATGTCCAAAGTATCAACAAGATTTAACACAACAAGTACAAAACAATAAAATCAGAAACGTTTTCTATTCTTTCAGTGaataatacaaatacaaatacaggGAAAAAGGTGTTACCCGATTTACTGTAAATCCGTTAAATGAAGATGGTACAATAGGACAAAGACAGTCGAGAGGTAGAACAGAGCTACAGCTGCCCCTTACATGTTTGGCAAAGGCTTTTCCAACTGCCCCACTTTGGTTGCGGACTTCAGTGGGTTCCACATCATAGAACACGGGGTAAGCGGTCTGCTCCATCATCTTCTGGCATTTCATTATATTGACGAGTTCGTCTAAGCACCAAGATGAAGACGCGTAGTTCTTGGAGAAAACAATTATGTGAAATCTGGATTCTTCAATAGATGTGATGAGCTGATCACTGATCCTTTTCCCTTTCTCGATTCTTTCATCATCTTTGTATGTGATGACGCCTTTCTGCCGAAGAGCATGATAGAGATGATCAACAAAGTTTTTGCGGACGTCTTTACCCCTGAAACTCAAAAAGACATCATACTTGAACCTCTTTTGAACCGATGATGCCGAAGTAGATGCCATTGAATGTATGCTTCAAGGATCAGATAAAATGAAATCTTTATTGGGGGAGGGGATTTATATGAACTGGTAAGAGATTAATATTGGTAGACAACTGTTAGGAAAACGGAAAACCATTATGTGGGTTGGGGACAGAACATTCCTAGTTGACTTTAAGATAAAGACGTAAACCTAACCCGTGTTCAAAATTATTGAATACGTGCTTTCACGATTGTAGTTGACTTTATGGATCCATATATCATCATTTAACTatacttatttacttatttaattaTAATTGTTTTACTAAAAGGAATCAAATACATAAGTTTTTCAGTTGACTTCAAAAACAGAATGGTACTAAACCCAGATGGGCGACATAGAAGAGATTAAAAAACAGATAATCATAGAGTTTTATGGTCAATCGACATCTATGATGTGTgtatttaattattaaaagaagGGTTGAATTTCACATTAAGCAATGCGAGAGGGCAGACAGGACATAGGAGGAGGTCAAGGGGCGCCATAACGATTTGGATGTGGCCCGTCAGGTCAAGAGAGAGAGCAAAGGGAGGGAAGTGTGGGAGGACAGGCATAAATTATAAAATTGTGActtttgtatttaaaaaaaaatgagatTACACATAAGAGGATATAGAGTAACCTTTCCGTTCAGCTCTTGCCATGTATACTATGGCCTATGGGTTAAATAACTTTAGTAGGCTATGGGCTATGAAATTTAGTAATATACCTATTTATCCAACCCAATTATCCCATCGTTCAGCTCTTGCCATCCTATGGGTTAAATGACTTTAGTAGGCTATGGGCTATTGAATTTGGTTATATATCCATTTACCcaacccaattacccgataactGACATGTACCTTTTTATCCGATTCTctatcaaaaaaataaataaataaataaatctttttctttttcatttatatgtatatatgataGTTATATTTGTTTAGTTTTCATTACATTTTTAAGGTAATTAAATTTTCACCCAAAATGCCAAATCCCCATTTAACACACACACGGGCGTGATGTTTCAATTGTTAACGGGTGAGGTAGCATGTGGCATTACCCCACAATGCATAGTCTTACAAGACATGAAGTTGGTTGGCATGTAGAGTATTAACTATGAGGTCTGAGTTGGTTTGGCTTATGGGCTCGTTTCCTCCATTTCATAGGCTATGTGAAATTGGCTAGCGCCCCATTGAGGTGGAAAGTGAAGGGGCGTGCGTGAAACATCGCCCGACGAAGCACGGAAAGGGGGCAGGAGGAGGAGGGCGTGAGTCATACCAGTGACATGAGAGGATAATCAAGGCCCGATCAACAATCAAAGCGGAtaaaaaagatgatgaaaagaaCTAAAATTGAATAACTCTCAATCTTTTTAATCATAAAATACCTTAAAATTGATTACTCTTCTTTTAACCTTAATCACAACTTTGATAAGGTTTTATATATTTGGCTTGATTACAATTAGAGTAGGACTCAACTTATTAATTAGATAATAATACAATAAACCctagggttgtaaacgagccgagtcgagccgggctagacccagctcgagctcgaatttcaaatcgagctaaatcatccttgttttataaaactttaaactGTGTGTACTTAACAAAGTGATTATATCATACTTCACTGGGCTAAGCATACTTTTTTCCAAACGTCCTTTAACATTTTCAGTTAAAACAAAGTCAATGCTTGACGGGTCTAGCAACTTTAAAATAAAAGCTTCAACCTAGATGTTGCACTTAAATTCATaatataaaaatgacaaaaacGCAGAAGCATATATTGTTTTATCTAGATCTATTTCATCCGCAAGAATCACATATTTTGACTTTGACCGTCATCTTCTCAATCAATTAAGTACTTCTTATTGATATGGCATTAAATCACAACAAAAATACAAGATTATGTGTGATGATCAAGATGATAAAAACAAGTATTATTAACATAACAATTTTATttaggataaattacacttttcgtcctttatgtttgtatcggattgcaatggatagcctttaacttcaataattacagtcacagtcctttttTCAGAAAACTCATTACGCCTTTCGTCTTTTAACTCTAACCAGGTTAATTTTAAACATTAAATGATATCATGTGCATCTCATGTGAGGGCATTTATGTCTTTTTAAACTCTGACTCTTCTCCTCAACATAAATCCCTCATTTATAACACCCTTCACCATCACACCATTGTCACCACCACCACACCAGACACTACCGCCATACCACCACACCAGCAGGTTCGTCATAAGTACCACCACCCCAACTGCCCTAATTGTCCAAATCTGTCATAAGCACCACCACTCAATTAGCAACCACCTATGATTTACAATTCATAATGGTGAAACAGGGTACCTTTTGGAGAGCAAAATTGACAccaaatcaattttaaatcaaTGGGTTCTTGAAAAAGCTGCAAGTCCAAAACCCTGTTCGTTGTACAAGATTGAATGCATACGAACTTGCTGGATTTTGGGTCAACGATTATTGAGTCGTCTGCGTTGAATGCTTGTTGTTCAAAACCCTAACGCAGATGTATTCACTGTACAAGATTCAAGGCAGACCACTGAATAGTAATCATCTTGTATGCATCAGAAAACCCTAGCCTCAGGATCTATCTAGCCGTCGAACTAGGGCGGTTTCTTATACCATCACATGCCGGAAATGATTCATCTTCGAGTTCAACGAAGATGAATTCAAGAAATTGGTTGTTGCTAAACCATTATCTGTTGCTGCTATTATCCCATTCATTCTTAATAAGATTCAGCACAAATGGATTTACAATCAAAGAGGGCATCTAGATTATTGAAGGGTTGGTGATGGTAGCCTGATGACAGCGATTAGGTTGTTGTGGATTACAGTGGCGATGAGGTGGTGGGAGTGTCGGAGAGGTGGGAGGGGTGGTGATGGTGGGGTAGTGGCGGTGGTAGTGGAGATGGGAGATGATCGATGTGCAGGTTATGGATCTGGGGTTCAGATTTAGACAGAGAGAGAGATAGGGgttttcattttcaatttgatttgttttattaataaatatttttagATAGATGAGTAAAATTACATaagtaccctcatgtgccttgcacatgttatatttaactgaaaattttaactaggttatgggtaaaggacgaaaggtgtaatgagttttctgaaaaaaggactgtgactgtaattattgaagttaaaggctatcaattgcaatccgatacaaacataaaggacgaaaagtgtaatttatccttttatttatttagaatgGCTGGTTCACACCCCCTTTAAACCTAGTGAAATCTCATTGATCATGAATCAAAATATCAAATTGTGACTTCAGCAAGCAGATTGTGGTTAAAGAAAGCTGACCTTTGAAAGTATAGTTGACAATCATCATCATATataatatactaggttagaaccccgtgtattacacgggttgaataaatgtaattttatatactaaattaaaacaattattctttaaaaatctcgtttattacacgggttgaaaaaatgtaattttatatattaaataataaaaatattatatctctaagaacctcatgtattgtactgaataaatgtgattttatataccaaataataaaaacccgtgtattgtacgtgttgaataaatctaattatatatactaaataataaaaaaagttatatctttaaaaacactgtatattacacgggttaaataaatgtaattttgtaaccttgtatattacacgggttggataaatgtaattttataaactaaataataaaaaaattatatctttataaaccccgtgtattatacgggttgaataaatctaattatatatactaaatcatcatcatcatcatcatcatcatactcagtaaatcccacaaatagcaaagctaaggtagggtctgaggaaagtaagatgtagaggctgctttcagtaagacccccgactcgatagtagttttgcatcaagctttggacataaggcacataacacttagcaatcgggacaaagaccgattagtgcatgttcccttttgtctttctgctatcaacgccaccacatgatgatgatgatgcatgattaaccgtccgccgcttttaacgttatgtTCACAAATTTAGTGAAATAACGTTAAaatagtgcaatttcacttttgccctccgagcgtccacacatatatacagTATTAGaagttagattagattatatatgaaattaagtGTATAACAAAAAATCTTTATGAATTTCACGTAGAATTAATTGGAATCCTTTATTAAAAGTAGGTTAGGTTATATATGGGCTTATACGTGTGAGTAATTGTGATTATTGAATGGTTGAATTTTGAGGGTTTTGAAATGTGAATTTGATTATGATAgattatattttagttttaaaacttctagaatgactgaatcaaataaaaggattatgatttcctagaaacaaaaataactgagttttttttattttctgatcattttgaacatgagcaAATAGAACGATAGCatcttaataaaaaaataactaattacAAATGTGAAACCCAATAATTTTACTTCTGTCCCATTTGAATGTAAAAGATAAGtataaactaaatttaaaaaaatgcaatatgaaaataagagatagaataatcgatatttttttttcataaaataagagataagggtaaactaaataaaaaagtgtcaatttggtaaataataatattaagtatgaaaagataggaaattacaaatgtagacatcttcaatgaatgacacgtgtccaaaatcaggtttcttttattatatagtatagaagtATAGATAGATTACCACCTCAACCTCTATTTATAATAAAATCTAATATATAATTGTACTGCATATTACTTACTCCGAAGTACTTTATTTGATATAAAACTCTAATTCCTAATCTTTATCTAATTCAATAATCCATATACTAATAAGAACTATACGACTTATATTAAAacataataatgataataataataataataataataataataataataataataataataataataataataataataataataattcgtatgaattcttattagatttgattaaatattattgataataaaaatttgtattagattagattttagatttaattaaatattattaataataaaaatttgtattaatttagattaaatattattattattagtattattaatgattttaatcaattaaatgagagaatgacaagtgtaccaaaacaggtttcttttattatatagtatagattagaaTATTTTCTTCCGTATGCTTAATCAGACAGTTAAAAAAGAAAACATTATACCTTTATAACGAAATTTGATTCACCATTAATTAAGTCTAACATAATATGTAAGTAAATAAGAAAACATTATACATTTATAACCAAATTTTGATACATTTGGTTCCCTAGTCCCAGAGGCTGTGGAATTACTAAACAGGGTCTAACGGGTTGTGAATAGTAATCTTTcaacctttaagggtcgtttcgtatttagtagaattggttttgcAATTCAAAAGGGGGTTGCGGCGccgcttgttgcccgtttacctgcCACTTGTTTGTAATGTGTTACTTTGGCCTTTTAATGAAAACGTATACGAATTCCAaacaaaaaagtaaaaaataaaataaaataaaacaagaaattcgaatacAATAAAACAAAGTTATTAACTGGAAAGACAGAGTAAGAGCCTAAAAGCATCAACATACATCGAACAATTACTCGATTCCATCGAAAATCTGTGCCACCATCCTTCAATTCCCTTTTGATTGCTTCCTGTGTCGAAAGGGCGGAAGCGGGTAGAATTGGGATGGAACCGAAAGTGATAATTTGGGGAAAACGTCTAGGATTTAATTTCTTTACTAAATTAAAATATTGAATTTTACCCTTTTTCATTAAATTCTTGAGTTAACATCCATTTTGCTTCATGTGATTTTGTTATTATAACAATTTTACatcaatagtttaaaaatagccatttttctctctgatttttctaacttatcgtTATTTTGCTCCCCAACTCTAACTTCATCCAAAAAATCCATTAactagaagggtattttggtaattttatagataaaagtAAGGGTATGCAAATCTTTTCACCCAAATAAacctataacttgtttatttacatgtatataagtaattttTTTCTGATCTCCCCATCTTTTCAACAACTCTTTCTACCGGCAATCACCATCcacaaccatccaccaccacctgcaactaCCACCTGGCGACCACGACTACCGCGACTTTTAACTAAACGTTTTAATTGAGTTAGAGCCAGGGAGTAAACTACCGAAATACCCATACTTTTCCTTAAACTTTTTAACCGAGTTAGAGTTAGGGAGCAAACTGACcacaaactcgaaagatcagtgaggaaaatggctatttttaaactaatggagtaaaaccattaaaatgaccaaaccacagggagcaaaacgaaagttaacgttaaaatctttaaaaaaaattacatcaagAGCAAATCATAATTTGCCCCCTTAGT is from Helianthus annuus cultivar XRQ/B chromosome 9, HanXRQr2.0-SUNRISE, whole genome shotgun sequence and encodes:
- the LOC110877005 gene encoding disease resistance protein RPV1-like; protein product: MASTSASSVQKRFKYDVFLSFRGKDVRKNFVDHLYHALRQKGVITYKDDERIEKGKRISDQLITSIEESRFHIIVFSKNYASSSWCLDELVNIMKCQKMMEQTAYPVFYDVEPTEVRNQSGAVGKAFAKHVRGSCSSVLPLDCLCPIVPSSFNGFTVNREKEDDVGRWRNALKEAAGLAGMELKNTFNGHEARIVQQIVQDISLKLRFINLSADGKLVGMETRVKNVVSSLETGSDEDIRMIGIKGIGGGGKTTLARAIFDHISIWFEGKSFVENVKEVSKGSGLKELQKQILLDVLNEQSIVESVCEGKNKMKKLMQGKKVLVVLDDVDHINQLEALAGDITWFKPGSRIIITTRDEQVLVAHGVHSYNIHDVSLLSHEEAICLFSRYALMRVIPNQGYEELSRKVVNYAAGLPLTIKVLGSHLCGRSEREWEDALERLKTIPLQETLEILELSYNGLENDQKEIFLDVVCILKGEMKDEAIRILESCGFRAHIGLSVLEQKSLITVSSTDGLRFHDHIEEMGWNIVRRLHPHEPSRHNRLWIKEEIEDILVNELGTEATRSIKLKNTDLNVAIIVKGLKKMKELRFLSLSPRYGKWNVDGDSQYLPDALQSLNWRGYPFRSLPKMFRANKLVNLEMVASNIFELWEEGERKVLNKIRFIDLTCSELRTFDLSMTPHLEKLNLQGCYGLFELHMPVECPKLKFLNLCGSKVRKFNISLALSLETLVLHGCKEFEELCSPVECPNLKTLDLFMTKLRNLTLGMTPNLEDLNLRECYEFVELRLPVECPKLKSLNLSVSRVTNLNLEMTPHLETLDLSECKYFVKLQLPVQCQKLKSLDLTGSKVSKLNLGMTPHLEMLDLSRCKEFVELQLPVECPNPNLKSLNLSGSKVSYLNLRMTPHLQTLDLSKCDLFVELHLPVECSHLKSLDLSGSKVSKLNLGMTPHLETLDLSRCKEFVELQLPVECPNPNLKSLNLSGSKVSYLNIGMTPHLRTLDLSKCDLFVELHLPVECSHLKSLDLSGSKVGKLNIGMTPRLQNLHLSRCKEFMELQLPVECPNPNLKSLNLSGSKVSNLNLGMIPHLETLDLSKCKEFIELQLPVECPNLKSLDLSGSKVSNLNLGMTPHLQRLDLEGCYCLEKIHAPVGCLKQLAYLNLTGSLRFKYFLFNKCSQLPGSDSAPTLELTAESLDICPLHPNNNFPKFQLQCKYVEPVSSWSGNVEMLLSFGVCACTNLDSFSASICGLQRLGKLTLEGSIPEVPKDLYQLESLEALTLCMKKITHLPDSISMMKQLKSLTLKSCWLLEQLPKDLGRLECLKELSLMDCIQLRDIPHSIRNMKCLRRLYFSYCSQVKELPEELGRLECASTNLGSFLASICGLQHLRELTLEGGIPEVPKDLGRLESLEELTLSMKEIKHLPNSICMLKRLNSLNLRHCWLLEQLPEDLGRLECLKKLYLSGCRGLRDIPDSISNMKCLEQLYLSNCTGINRLPQSIHQLKGLRIFGSREQLQSYGFKSLTEIFGSYYVVL